In Saimiri boliviensis isolate mSaiBol1 chromosome 12, mSaiBol1.pri, whole genome shotgun sequence, one genomic interval encodes:
- the SLC25A28 gene encoding mitoferrin-2 isoform X1, whose translation MGCREAQTRMQSLQPDPAARYRNVLEALWRIIRTEGLWRPMRGLNVTATGAGPAHALYFACYEKLKKTLSDVIHPGGNSHIANGAAGCVATLLHDAAMNPAEVVKQRMQMYNSPYHRVTDCVRAVWQNEGAGAFYRSYTTQLTMNVPFQAIHFMTYEFLQEHFNPQRRYNPSSHVLSGACAGAVAAAATTPLDVCKTLLNTQESLALNSHITGHITGMASAFRTVYQVGGVTAYFRGVQARVIYQIPSTAIAWSVYEFFKYLITKRQEEWRAGK comes from the exons ATGGGGTGTCGCGAAGCTCAG ACCCGGATGCAGAGTCTACAGCCTGACCCAGCTGCCCGCTATCGCAATGTGTTGGAGGCCCTCTGGAGGATTATAAGAACGGAGGGCCTATGGAGGCCCATGCGGGGGCTGAACGTCACAGCAACAGGCGCAGGGCCTGCCCACGCCCTTTATTTTGCCTGCTACGAAAAGTTAAAAAAGACATTGAGTGATGTAATCCACCCTGGGGGCAATAGCCATATTGCCAATG gTGCAGCTGGGTGTGTGGCAACATTACTTCATGATGCAGCCATGAACCCTGCGGAAG TGGTCAAGCAGAGGATGCAGATGTACAATTCACCATACCACCGGGTGACAGACTGTGTACGGGCAGTGTGGCAAAATGAAGGGGCCGGGGCCTTTTACCGCAGCTACACCACCCAGCTGACCATGAACGTTCCCTTCCAAGCCATTCACTTCATGACCTATGAATTCCTGCAGGAGCACTTTAACCCCCAGAGACGGTACAACCCAAGCTCCCACGTCCTCTCTGGAGCTTGTGCAGGAGCTGTAGCTGCCGCAGCCACAACCCCACTGGACGTTTGCAAAACACTGCTCAACACCCAAGAGTCCTTGGCTTTGAACTCACACATTACAGGACATATCACAGGCATGGCTAGTGCCTTCAGGACGGTATATCAAGTAGGTGGGGTGACCGCCTACTTCCGAGGGGTGCAGGCTAGAGTAATTTACCAGATCCCCTCCACAGCCATCGCATGGTCTGTGTATGAGTTCTTCAAATACCTAATCACTAAACGGCAAGAAGAGTGGAGGGCCGGCAAGTGA
- the SLC25A28 gene encoding mitoferrin-2 isoform X2, translating to MELEGRGAGGVAGGPAAGPGRSPGESALLDGWLQRGVGRGAGGGEAGACRPPVRQDPDSGPDYEALPAGATVTTHMVAGAVAGILEHCVMYPIDCVKTRMQSLQPDPAARYRNVLEALWRIIRTEGLWRPMRGLNVTATGAGPAHALYFACYEKLKKTLSDVIHPGGNSHIANGAAGCVATLLHDAAMNPAEVVKQRMQMYNSPYHRVTDCVRAVWQNEGAGAFYRSYTTQLTMNVPFQAIHFMTYEFLQEHFNPQRRYNPSSHVLSGACAGAVAAAATTPLDVCKTLLNTQESLALNSHITGHITGMASAFRTVYQVGGVTAYFRGVQARVIYQIPSTAIAWSVYEFFKYLITKRQEEWRAGK from the exons ATGGAGTTGGAGGGGCGGGGTGCTGGTGGTGTGGCGGGGGGGCCGGCGGCAGGGCCCGGGCGGAGCCCCGGGGAGTCGGCGCTGCTGGACGGGTGGCTGCAGCGGGGCGTGGGCCGGGGGGCCGGCGGCGGGGAGGCCGGGGCCTGCAGGCCCCCGGTACGACAAGATCCGGACTCCGGCCCGGACTACGAGGCGCTGCCGGCTGGAGCCACTGTCACCACGCACATGGTGGCGGGCGCCGTGGCAGGGATCCTGGAGCACTGCGTGATGTACCCCATCGACTGCGTCAAG ACCCGGATGCAGAGTCTACAGCCTGACCCAGCTGCCCGCTATCGCAATGTGTTGGAGGCCCTCTGGAGGATTATAAGAACGGAGGGCCTATGGAGGCCCATGCGGGGGCTGAACGTCACAGCAACAGGCGCAGGGCCTGCCCACGCCCTTTATTTTGCCTGCTACGAAAAGTTAAAAAAGACATTGAGTGATGTAATCCACCCTGGGGGCAATAGCCATATTGCCAATG gTGCAGCTGGGTGTGTGGCAACATTACTTCATGATGCAGCCATGAACCCTGCGGAAG TGGTCAAGCAGAGGATGCAGATGTACAATTCACCATACCACCGGGTGACAGACTGTGTACGGGCAGTGTGGCAAAATGAAGGGGCCGGGGCCTTTTACCGCAGCTACACCACCCAGCTGACCATGAACGTTCCCTTCCAAGCCATTCACTTCATGACCTATGAATTCCTGCAGGAGCACTTTAACCCCCAGAGACGGTACAACCCAAGCTCCCACGTCCTCTCTGGAGCTTGTGCAGGAGCTGTAGCTGCCGCAGCCACAACCCCACTGGACGTTTGCAAAACACTGCTCAACACCCAAGAGTCCTTGGCTTTGAACTCACACATTACAGGACATATCACAGGCATGGCTAGTGCCTTCAGGACGGTATATCAAGTAGGTGGGGTGACCGCCTACTTCCGAGGGGTGCAGGCTAGAGTAATTTACCAGATCCCCTCCACAGCCATCGCATGGTCTGTGTATGAGTTCTTCAAATACCTAATCACTAAACGGCAAGAAGAGTGGAGGGCCGGCAAGTGA
- the SLC25A28 gene encoding mitoferrin-2 isoform X3 codes for MNPAEVVKQRMQMYNSPYHRVTDCVRAVWQNEGAGAFYRSYTTQLTMNVPFQAIHFMTYEFLQEHFNPQRRYNPSSHVLSGACAGAVAAAATTPLDVCKTLLNTQESLALNSHITGHITGMASAFRTVYQVGGVTAYFRGVQARVIYQIPSTAIAWSVYEFFKYLITKRQEEWRAGK; via the exons ATGAACCCTGCGGAAG TGGTCAAGCAGAGGATGCAGATGTACAATTCACCATACCACCGGGTGACAGACTGTGTACGGGCAGTGTGGCAAAATGAAGGGGCCGGGGCCTTTTACCGCAGCTACACCACCCAGCTGACCATGAACGTTCCCTTCCAAGCCATTCACTTCATGACCTATGAATTCCTGCAGGAGCACTTTAACCCCCAGAGACGGTACAACCCAAGCTCCCACGTCCTCTCTGGAGCTTGTGCAGGAGCTGTAGCTGCCGCAGCCACAACCCCACTGGACGTTTGCAAAACACTGCTCAACACCCAAGAGTCCTTGGCTTTGAACTCACACATTACAGGACATATCACAGGCATGGCTAGTGCCTTCAGGACGGTATATCAAGTAGGTGGGGTGACCGCCTACTTCCGAGGGGTGCAGGCTAGAGTAATTTACCAGATCCCCTCCACAGCCATCGCATGGTCTGTGTATGAGTTCTTCAAATACCTAATCACTAAACGGCAAGAAGAGTGGAGGGCCGGCAAGTGA